In one Mucilaginibacter sp. PAMB04168 genomic region, the following are encoded:
- a CDS encoding sulfite exporter TauE/SafE family protein — protein sequence MEIAGYAASVLIGLSLGLIGGGGSILTVPILVYFFAIDPVLATTYSLFVVGLTSTAGAASHYLKGNVDVKTALIFGLPSLAAVFTMRRWIMPVIPIHLLTLGHWAVTKSMLLMLVFAALMLAASLSMIRNKKEDRGSSLELSYTRLIFQAIAVGLITGFVGVGGGFLIIPSLVLFAGLPMKKAVGTSLMVMTISSLLGVFGDITGHVVINYAFLAIFSGFAIAGIILGSYLTRFFSDTRLKPAFGWFVLAMGIFVLISTLTNSHGHH from the coding sequence TTGGAAATAGCAGGTTACGCAGCTTCGGTTTTAATTGGTTTGTCCCTCGGTTTAATTGGCGGCGGTGGCTCTATTCTCACCGTACCTATTCTCGTTTATTTTTTTGCTATCGATCCGGTGTTAGCGACCACTTACTCCTTATTTGTAGTTGGACTAACCAGTACCGCAGGCGCGGCCAGCCATTACCTAAAAGGCAATGTGGATGTTAAGACCGCGTTGATCTTCGGTTTACCATCCTTGGCCGCCGTATTTACCATGCGGAGATGGATAATGCCGGTGATACCAATTCACTTACTTACGCTTGGACACTGGGCTGTTACCAAAAGCATGTTACTGATGCTGGTTTTTGCCGCTCTGATGCTGGCAGCATCCCTTTCGATGATCCGGAATAAAAAGGAAGATCGTGGTAGTTCCCTAGAGCTTAGTTATACAAGATTAATTTTCCAGGCCATAGCTGTTGGCCTCATCACTGGTTTTGTAGGCGTTGGCGGTGGTTTTCTTATTATTCCCTCACTGGTTTTGTTCGCAGGTTTGCCAATGAAAAAGGCGGTGGGCACTTCACTTATGGTAATGACCATAAGCTCGCTGCTGGGTGTATTTGGTGATATCACCGGGCATGTGGTGATAAATTACGCGTTTTTAGCCATTTTTTCGGGTTTTGCCATTGCCGGTATCATCCTTGGCAGTTACCTCACGCGGTTCTTTAGCGACACTCGCCTGAAACCTGCCTTTGGCTGGTTTGTACTCGCTATGGGTATCTTTGTTTTAATAAGCACTTTAACTAACTCACATGGACATCATTAA
- a CDS encoding YeeE/YedE thiosulfate transporter family protein, whose amino-acid sequence MDIIKQPWPWYVAGPLIGLIVPALLILGNKTFGISSTLRQICAACIPANISFFKYDWKKDTWNLFFIAGIVIGGFIAAHLLSDPGPVGINPKTIVALQQQGIKDFSSLLPQDIFSFKALTTLKGFVFIVIGGLLVGFGTRYAGGCTSGHAIMGISSLQWPSLVATCCFMIGGFVMTWLILPYLLQL is encoded by the coding sequence ATGGACATCATTAAACAACCGTGGCCCTGGTATGTAGCCGGGCCGTTGATAGGGCTCATCGTGCCGGCACTATTAATATTGGGTAACAAAACATTCGGTATCTCATCTACTTTGCGGCAGATATGCGCGGCTTGTATCCCGGCAAATATTTCCTTTTTTAAATACGACTGGAAGAAGGACACATGGAATTTGTTTTTTATTGCAGGCATCGTTATAGGCGGATTCATCGCCGCGCATTTATTGTCCGATCCCGGACCGGTGGGCATCAATCCTAAAACCATTGTTGCCTTGCAGCAGCAGGGCATTAAAGATTTCAGCAGTTTACTGCCACAGGATATTTTTAGTTTCAAGGCGCTTACCACTTTAAAAGGGTTTGTGTTTATTGTAATTGGCGGTTTGCTGGTTGGCTTTGGTACACGCTATGCCGGTGGCTGTACTTCCGGCCATGCCATTATGGGTATTTCCTCTTTACAGTGGCCTTCCCTGGTAGCCACCTGCTGCTTTATGATCGGCGGCTTCGTCATGACCTGGTTGATCTTACCTTATTTATTACAGCTATGA
- a CDS encoding rhodanese-like domain-containing protein produces the protein MKIEQFEDKGLSHYSYAILSECENKIVLIDPSRDITPYLSYAKAHEATIIGVIETHPHADFVSGHLELQQVTGAVIYCSKLLGAEYAHQTFDDGDELSFGKIKLKALNTPGHSPDSISIVLEHNGQDKAVFTGDTLFIGDCGRPDLREQAGNLTAKREELAKQMYHSLRDKLLVLDDAVRVYPAHGAGTLCGKALSDANRSTIGAERAGNWSLQEMSETEFVQTLLEDQPFIPKYFAYDVALNKHGAPPLQPALAGVLAKKPVELNSEMFIIDARPEQEFKKGHLPGSINIQDGGKFETWLGSIIAPKEAFYLVAENEEKLKQVIGKAAKIGYEAFLEAAFVIDGGHEQMAELNFAHFAAHPEQYTIVDIRNEAEVKAQPVFRNALPIPLYELRERLAEIPFSKPIVVHCAGGYRSAAGSSIVANAFDSKTNVFDLSEAIKKFIS, from the coding sequence ATGAAGATCGAACAATTTGAAGATAAAGGCCTGTCGCATTATTCCTATGCGATATTAAGCGAATGTGAAAACAAGATCGTGCTGATCGACCCATCAAGGGATATTACGCCATACCTGTCTTACGCCAAAGCACACGAAGCCACCATTATCGGTGTGATCGAAACCCACCCGCACGCCGATTTTGTGAGCGGGCACCTGGAATTGCAACAGGTTACTGGAGCGGTCATTTATTGCTCTAAACTATTGGGCGCTGAATATGCCCATCAAACATTTGACGATGGCGATGAGCTCTCATTCGGCAAAATAAAACTCAAAGCCCTGAACACACCAGGGCATTCGCCGGATAGCATCAGCATTGTTTTGGAGCATAATGGTCAGGATAAAGCCGTATTTACCGGTGACACTTTATTCATCGGCGATTGCGGCCGTCCTGATCTGCGGGAGCAAGCCGGAAACCTCACCGCCAAGCGTGAGGAATTAGCGAAACAGATGTATCATTCACTGCGCGACAAATTGTTGGTGTTGGACGATGCGGTTCGGGTTTACCCGGCACATGGCGCAGGTACCTTATGCGGTAAAGCGCTAAGCGATGCTAATCGCAGCACTATCGGCGCAGAAAGAGCGGGCAACTGGTCGTTACAGGAAATGAGCGAAACTGAATTTGTGCAGACCTTGCTGGAAGATCAGCCATTCATACCAAAATACTTTGCTTATGATGTTGCCTTGAATAAGCATGGCGCACCACCATTACAACCAGCATTAGCTGGCGTACTGGCCAAAAAACCGGTCGAGCTGAACAGCGAAATGTTTATTATCGACGCCCGCCCTGAACAGGAATTTAAAAAAGGGCATTTGCCAGGATCGATCAATATTCAGGATGGCGGCAAATTTGAGACTTGGCTGGGCAGCATTATCGCACCCAAAGAAGCTTTTTATTTAGTAGCTGAAAACGAGGAGAAACTAAAGCAAGTGATCGGTAAAGCCGCTAAAATCGGTTACGAAGCTTTTTTAGAAGCCGCATTTGTGATTGACGGAGGCCACGAACAAATGGCAGAACTGAATTTTGCTCATTTTGCTGCGCACCCGGAGCAATACACGATAGTCGATATCCGAAACGAAGCTGAAGTAAAAGCGCAGCCGGTTTTCCGGAATGCTCTTCCTATTCCACTATATGAACTGCGTGAGCGTTTAGCGGAAATTCCTTTCAGTAAACCTATTGTGGTGCATTGCGCCGGAGGCTACCGCAGTGCTGCCGGCAGCAGTATTGTTGCTAACGCATTTGATTCGAAAACCAACGTGTTCGATCTTAGTGAAGCGATCAAAAAGTTTATATCTTAA
- a CDS encoding putative sulfate exporter family transporter → MNTQHQLTQPHTFLHLNENTRKVIFILCVSVCLTPFVSPAIALLLGLAVAQLSGHPYLHLTHKATHLLLQVSVVGLGFGMNVHSAMQAGKEGVLFTIASIASTLLFGFLIGKWLKIEKKTSYLISNGTAICGGSAIAAISPVIKAEEKQISVALGCVFILNSVALFVFPVIGHYFNLSQTQFGLWCAIAIHDTSSVVGAASKYGAHALEVATTVKLTRALWIVPIAFLSTFLFKNNSKKVAIPYFIGLFILAMIANTYLPLVKLISPYMVMIAKAGLTLTLFLIGAGLSRQVLASVGFKPLLQGVVLWILISTSALYAIMHLA, encoded by the coding sequence ATGAATACCCAACATCAGTTAACCCAGCCCCATACATTTCTTCACCTGAACGAAAACACCCGTAAGGTCATTTTTATACTTTGCGTGTCCGTGTGCCTAACACCATTTGTAAGCCCGGCCATCGCGCTGTTATTAGGTTTGGCGGTCGCACAATTATCCGGTCACCCGTACCTGCACTTAACTCATAAAGCGACTCACTTGTTATTACAAGTATCTGTTGTGGGCCTGGGTTTTGGTATGAACGTACACAGCGCCATGCAAGCCGGAAAGGAAGGCGTATTGTTTACCATCGCTTCTATCGCCAGTACGTTACTATTCGGCTTTTTGATCGGCAAATGGCTGAAAATAGAAAAGAAAACCTCATACCTCATATCAAACGGCACAGCTATTTGTGGCGGCAGTGCCATAGCGGCCATCTCCCCGGTGATCAAAGCGGAAGAAAAACAAATTTCTGTTGCGTTAGGCTGTGTGTTTATTTTGAACTCTGTCGCGCTGTTCGTGTTCCCGGTTATCGGGCATTACTTCAACCTGTCGCAAACACAATTCGGTTTATGGTGTGCCATTGCCATTCACGATACCAGTTCGGTAGTAGGTGCCGCCAGCAAATATGGCGCACATGCTTTAGAGGTGGCTACCACCGTAAAACTGACCCGGGCGCTGTGGATCGTGCCTATCGCTTTCCTTTCAACCTTCCTGTTCAAAAACAATTCTAAAAAGGTAGCTATTCCTTATTTCATCGGGTTATTCATCCTGGCCATGATCGCCAACACTTATCTGCCCCTTGTAAAATTGATCAGCCCCTACATGGTGATGATCGCGAAAGCTGGACTTACCTTAACATTATTCCTGATCGGTGCTGGTCTATCTCGCCAAGTACTGGCTTCAGTAGGATTTAAACCTTTGTTGCAGGGTGTGGTACTTTGGATACTAATCTCGACAAGCGCTTTGTATGCCATTATGCATTTGGCATAA
- a CDS encoding MBL fold metallo-hydrolase yields MKISKYIHSCVLLEKDGFRLLFDPGKFTFAENLVNVEEFNKVNAVIITHDHPDHLDVEKLKAIVKLSGATIYTNKEVAEGLKGSGLFCELVEPGKFDIGPFALQAINVKHENILDSPLPDMQAYLIDGRILNPADSFGTYDDEFQQPELLILPVMAPFTTEIAVADFADRIKPKAVLPVHDGYAKDFFLKQRYETYSKHFEKQGIIFHQAMQPGFSISI; encoded by the coding sequence ATGAAAATATCTAAATATATCCACTCTTGCGTGCTATTAGAAAAAGACGGTTTTCGGTTATTATTTGATCCCGGTAAGTTTACCTTTGCCGAGAACTTGGTAAACGTTGAGGAATTTAACAAGGTCAATGCTGTCATCATTACCCATGACCATCCAGACCACCTGGACGTAGAAAAGTTGAAAGCCATTGTTAAGTTAAGCGGCGCAACGATCTACACCAATAAAGAAGTTGCTGAGGGACTAAAAGGGTCTGGTCTTTTTTGTGAGTTGGTTGAGCCGGGAAAATTCGATATCGGTCCTTTTGCTTTGCAGGCGATCAATGTAAAACATGAGAATATTCTTGATAGTCCACTGCCTGATATGCAAGCCTACTTGATCGATGGCAGGATCTTAAATCCTGCGGATTCTTTTGGCACTTATGATGATGAATTTCAACAGCCTGAATTATTAATTCTGCCTGTCATGGCTCCGTTCACGACAGAGATAGCGGTAGCGGATTTTGCAGATCGTATTAAACCCAAGGCCGTACTACCAGTGCACGATGGCTACGCCAAGGATTTCTTTTTAAAACAACGCTACGAGACCTACAGTAAGCACTTTGAAAAACAGGGGATCATATTTCATCAAGCAATGCAACCGGGTTTTAGCATTAGCATTTGA
- a CDS encoding DUF6691 family protein, translating to MKNLKFLLVGMCFGIILIKSEVISWFRIQEMFRLQSFHMYGIIGSAIVVAMISILLIKRFNIKTIHQEPIIIPDKKFNWGYVYGGLIFGLGWALTGACPGPLFAQIGSGILVTTVTLLSAIAGTWVYGLLREKLPH from the coding sequence ATGAAGAACCTGAAGTTTTTACTGGTAGGGATGTGCTTCGGTATCATCCTGATCAAATCCGAGGTGATCTCATGGTTCCGCATACAGGAAATGTTCCGTTTGCAATCCTTTCATATGTATGGGATCATCGGTAGCGCTATTGTAGTAGCCATGATCTCCATATTATTGATCAAGCGCTTTAATATCAAAACCATCCATCAGGAGCCTATTATTATTCCGGATAAAAAATTTAACTGGGGATATGTTTATGGCGGTTTGATCTTTGGCTTAGGCTGGGCGCTTACCGGCGCATGCCCCGGCCCGTTGTTCGCGCAGATCGGTAGTGGTATTTTAGTTACAACAGTAACGCTGCTGAGTGCCATAGCAGGCACCTGGGTTTATGGTCTATTACGTGAAAAACTCCCTCATTGA
- a CDS encoding Crp/Fnr family transcriptional regulator, whose protein sequence is MIQFGPALQSALEENSQRKQLPAGTVLMSSNSYVRSLPVLLSGSMRVMRQDEDGREILLYYIKPGESCIMSFLAGIHEDTSKVRLEVEEDADVLMLPITKASEWVKSYPEWADFIFKLYHQRFEELLTVINEVAFQKLDDRIVELLKKKAAVFNSHEFQVTHQQLAEELGTTREVISRLLKQMEKKEMITLSRNKITLNFPV, encoded by the coding sequence ATGATACAGTTTGGGCCAGCATTGCAATCAGCATTAGAAGAGAACAGCCAGCGGAAGCAATTACCGGCGGGTACGGTGCTGATGTCATCCAACAGTTATGTGCGATCATTGCCGGTGCTTTTATCCGGCAGTATGCGGGTTATGCGGCAGGATGAGGACGGCCGCGAGATCCTTTTATATTATATCAAACCCGGCGAAAGCTGTATCATGTCATTCCTGGCCGGGATACATGAGGATACCTCGAAAGTACGCCTGGAGGTAGAAGAAGATGCCGACGTCTTGATGCTGCCCATTACCAAAGCCAGCGAATGGGTAAAGAGCTATCCCGAATGGGCCGACTTTATTTTTAAACTTTACCACCAGCGTTTCGAAGAATTGCTAACTGTGATCAATGAGGTTGCCTTTCAAAAACTGGATGACCGTATTGTAGAACTGCTCAAGAAGAAAGCCGCGGTATTCAATTCCCATGAGTTTCAGGTCACTCACCAGCAACTGGCAGAAGAGTTGGGCACTACGCGCGAAGTCATATCACGCCTGCTTAAGCAAATGGAAAAGAAGGAAATGATTACTCTTTCCCGCAATAAGATCACTTTAAATTTCCCTGTGTAA